A window from Hymenobacter volaticus encodes these proteins:
- a CDS encoding response regulator produces MGLALVKELTELHGGTVTVASEPGQGAVFSVWLPRQAAVTPGKEPPNEPVVATAELKEAAVANEAPRKLAPANDIDTSPAATVLTQEAHLPAAARTTDSVRAPATGEEPRAEVAVVLIIEDQSDMRQFIYETLAPGGYHLLEAIDGTVGMALAREVVPDLVLSDIMMPSGPDGYQVCEQLKTDPTTSHIPVVLLTARADPRDKLQGLETGADAYVAKPFNPRELRAQVRNLLALQQRLQARFVGQSTLPVDASNEALQPVSPAPSTVVASSVMLSPLEQHAAAVAALPSLDQAFLRRVEQAVESHLDDGDFSVEALSQEVNLSRTQLHRKLKALTGQAPSDFIRNTRLLRAHALLQGQVGNVAEVAYRVGFNSPGHFSTSFSKLFGYAPSEVNKG; encoded by the coding sequence TTGGGCTTGGCGCTGGTAAAAGAACTAACAGAACTGCACGGCGGCACCGTAACCGTGGCAAGTGAACCAGGGCAAGGAGCAGTATTCAGTGTGTGGCTGCCACGGCAAGCAGCAGTAACACCAGGGAAAGAACCACCAAACGAGCCGGTAGTAGCAACTGCTGAACTCAAAGAAGCCGCCGTTGCGAATGAGGCCCCAAGAAAGCTAGCGCCAGCCAATGACATCGACACGTCGCCGGCTGCTACAGTTCTAACTCAAGAAGCGCATTTGCCAGCCGCTGCGAGGACTACCGACTCAGTTAGGGCTCCGGCAACGGGCGAAGAGCCGAGGGCAGAAGTTGCCGTTGTTCTGATTATAGAAGACCAGTCAGATATGCGCCAGTTCATCTATGAGACGTTGGCGCCGGGCGGCTACCACTTGCTGGAGGCAATTGACGGAACGGTTGGTATGGCCTTAGCTCGCGAGGTGGTGCCGGATTTGGTACTTTCCGATATTATGATGCCGTCTGGCCCCGACGGCTACCAGGTGTGCGAACAACTAAAAACCGACCCCACCACCAGCCATATTCCAGTAGTGTTGCTTACGGCCCGTGCCGACCCGCGCGACAAACTGCAGGGCTTGGAAACCGGTGCTGATGCGTATGTAGCCAAACCCTTTAACCCGCGTGAGCTACGGGCGCAGGTGCGTAATCTGCTGGCGTTGCAACAGCGGTTGCAGGCGCGATTCGTGGGCCAATCAACGTTGCCCGTTGATGCAAGCAACGAAGCACTTCAGCCAGTGAGTCCAGCGCCTTCCACTGTCGTGGCCTCCTCCGTAATGCTTTCGCCCTTAGAGCAGCACGCTGCTGCCGTGGCTGCGCTGCCTTCTCTCGATCAGGCGTTCCTGCGCCGTGTCGAGCAAGCCGTTGAAAGCCACCTCGATGATGGGGATTTCAGCGTGGAAGCACTCAGCCAGGAAGTGAACTTGAGCCGAACCCAGCTGCACCGCAAGCTCAAAGCCCTCACGGGACAAGCTCCTAGCGACTTTATTCGGAACACGCGTCTGCTACGGGCTCATGCGTTGCTGCAAGGCCAAGTGGGGAACGTAGCCGAGGTGGCTTATCGAGTTGGCTTTAACAGCCCGGGCCACTTCAGTACCAGCTTCAGCAAGCTGTTTGGGTACGCGCCCAGCGAAGTGAACAAGGGGTAG
- a CDS encoding prolyl oligopeptidase family serine peptidase: MLYTVDRYLKAYYAPPTELKKPQIAWKLLFKPEQEVTNVASDEQYLYFTTSKDTPRQKIMRTPVARPDVATAELLVPESASEAINDEQLKATKDGLYFVRTKNGVEAKLYFVAKNSKAVRELKLPQAAGRLELVAKNTKSSDLWVTMGGWTTDRKRYRYDVAGGKFVAEPLSSEAQYPEFTDLVVKELMVPSHDGTLVPLSIMYKKGTPRNGNAPTLMVGYGAYSRAMEPTFMPTFLLWTQQGGILACPHVRGGGELGEAWHKAGQKTTKPNTWKDLIACADYLVKNQYTSPGKVAINGGSAGGILIGRAMTERPDLFAVAIPEVGILNAVRMENSPNGPANTPEFGTMQKEEEAKGLLEMDAYQHLTPGTKYPATLVTAGFNDPRVIAWQPAKFAARLQASNTSGKPILFFTDYDAGHGIGDSRRKQFESIADLLAFGLWQTGAPGFQPLTTAVK, translated from the coding sequence ATGCTATACACCGTAGATCGGTATCTGAAAGCCTACTACGCTCCACCTACGGAGCTGAAGAAGCCCCAAATAGCTTGGAAATTATTGTTTAAGCCGGAGCAGGAAGTAACCAACGTAGCTTCCGACGAGCAATACCTCTACTTCACAACCTCGAAAGACACGCCGCGTCAGAAAATCATGCGCACGCCAGTTGCCCGCCCCGACGTGGCCACGGCCGAGCTGCTGGTTCCCGAGTCGGCCAGCGAAGCCATCAACGATGAGCAACTCAAGGCGACGAAGGATGGATTGTATTTTGTGCGTACCAAGAACGGGGTGGAAGCCAAACTGTATTTCGTTGCGAAGAATTCGAAAGCTGTGCGTGAACTGAAGCTGCCGCAAGCCGCGGGCCGGCTGGAGCTGGTAGCCAAAAACACGAAGTCGTCGGACCTGTGGGTGACGATGGGCGGCTGGACCACTGACCGTAAGCGCTACCGCTACGACGTAGCCGGCGGCAAGTTTGTGGCCGAACCGCTGTCGTCGGAGGCGCAATACCCAGAATTTACCGACTTGGTAGTAAAGGAACTAATGGTGCCCTCGCACGACGGCACGCTGGTGCCTCTTTCCATTATGTACAAGAAAGGCACCCCCCGCAACGGCAATGCTCCTACCCTTATGGTCGGGTACGGCGCGTATTCCCGGGCAATGGAACCTACGTTCATGCCGACTTTCTTGCTCTGGACGCAGCAAGGCGGTATTCTGGCTTGTCCGCACGTGCGCGGGGGTGGGGAGCTAGGCGAAGCCTGGCATAAAGCAGGGCAGAAAACGACCAAGCCCAACACCTGGAAAGACCTCATTGCCTGCGCCGACTACTTGGTGAAGAATCAGTACACCAGCCCCGGCAAAGTGGCCATTAACGGCGGCAGCGCGGGCGGCATCCTCATTGGCCGGGCCATGACCGAGCGGCCGGACTTGTTTGCGGTAGCCATTCCAGAAGTAGGGATTCTGAACGCCGTGCGCATGGAAAATTCGCCTAACGGCCCCGCCAACACTCCGGAATTCGGCACCATGCAAAAAGAAGAGGAGGCCAAGGGTCTTCTGGAAATGGATGCCTACCAGCACCTCACGCCCGGCACCAAGTACCCCGCCACACTCGTTACGGCAGGCTTCAACGACCCGCGCGTAATTGCCTGGCAACCGGCCAAGTTTGCGGCCCGCCTGCAAGCTAGCAACACCTCCGGGAAGCCTATCTTATTCTTCACCGACTACGACGCTGGCCACGGTATCGGCGATTCCAGGCGGAAGCAGTTCGAAAGCATAGCCGACTTGCTGGCCTTTGGACTCTGGCAGACGGGCGCCCCGGGCTTTCAACCGCTCACTACGGCCGTGAAATAA
- a CDS encoding TonB family protein: protein MAAFCYALLISLCVASTQVWAQQKPQATATSAADQTPQYKGGADQMMADLQRNAHYPAAALRAQVSGRVIVSFVVEADGSVGETHIVSSPSPLLNDAVLQAVKSLGAFTPAQANGKPVRGTLTCPVTFRMTSTTTSRAAALVLSSGPPVQPQALASAENTVVSKLVGFRDSTYNPDKKTTVIYQHYFTYDRQGRPETHRLDYLNNGQPASSQQLRYHYRPDGLLASKTSDHTKYVYEYTSTGQLSAILLSILMKDRWRLVEETRLTEKEVGKKSNRVVSLTMRKVPNNPIQDSTRQQYCAIDYTISAQNSIIKSAVLSYGYRNFERPTSYTFTQDTNPNPFEDLFVERWYQFELERSGPHNLVTETQNGRLFKAFAYTYDAAGLPLQCIISNGARQAYRVQHFAYADIVVPRARPLTALAADSVSGLRIYPNPATATTLIKAASVGPGQATLRLYNASGQLVRQSVHMVTTDFNVNLSVAGLEKGVYVVEVAGPTAVVKGKLLVE, encoded by the coding sequence ATGGCTGCATTTTGTTACGCGTTGCTTATCAGTTTGTGTGTAGCATCTACCCAAGTATGGGCGCAGCAAAAGCCTCAGGCAACTGCCACTAGTGCTGCCGATCAAACGCCGCAGTATAAAGGTGGAGCCGACCAGATGATGGCTGATTTACAGCGCAATGCGCACTACCCGGCCGCCGCGTTGCGGGCTCAGGTTAGTGGTAGGGTGATTGTATCGTTTGTGGTCGAAGCAGATGGCTCGGTAGGGGAGACACATATTGTAAGTTCACCTTCGCCTTTACTGAATGACGCCGTATTGCAGGCCGTTAAAAGCTTAGGCGCTTTCACGCCTGCACAAGCCAATGGTAAGCCAGTGCGTGGGACGCTCACATGCCCGGTAACCTTCCGGATGACTAGTACCACAACTTCGCGGGCAGCCGCGCTGGTGCTAAGTTCGGGCCCACCAGTGCAGCCACAGGCTTTAGCGTCAGCCGAGAATACTGTAGTGTCTAAGCTGGTTGGCTTCCGAGACTCCACGTACAACCCCGACAAAAAGACAACTGTTATCTATCAGCACTATTTCACTTATGACCGCCAAGGACGGCCTGAAACGCACCGGCTTGATTACCTAAACAATGGCCAACCAGCTTCTTCCCAGCAGCTGCGCTATCACTACCGGCCCGACGGTTTGCTAGCTTCCAAAACCAGCGACCATACCAAGTATGTGTATGAGTACACAAGCACTGGACAGTTAAGCGCCATTCTGCTTTCTATCTTGATGAAAGACCGGTGGAGATTGGTAGAAGAAACCCGACTTACTGAGAAAGAAGTTGGGAAGAAAAGCAACCGCGTAGTGTCACTCACGATGCGTAAAGTGCCGAACAATCCCATCCAGGATTCTACCAGGCAGCAGTATTGTGCCATCGACTACACGATTTCAGCCCAGAATTCCATCATCAAATCGGCGGTGCTTAGCTATGGCTACAGGAATTTTGAGCGGCCCACTTCCTACACCTTCACGCAGGATACCAACCCCAACCCATTTGAGGATTTGTTTGTGGAACGCTGGTATCAGTTTGAACTGGAGCGTAGCGGCCCACATAATCTAGTGACCGAAACACAGAACGGCCGACTTTTCAAAGCATTTGCCTACACATACGATGCTGCTGGCTTGCCCCTGCAGTGCATCATTAGCAACGGCGCCCGCCAAGCCTACCGAGTGCAGCACTTCGCCTATGCCGATATTGTGGTACCAAGAGCTAGGCCGCTCACAGCTCTGGCCGCCGATTCGGTGAGTGGCTTGCGCATTTATCCCAATCCTGCCACTGCTACCACACTTATAAAAGCCGCTAGCGTTGGGCCTGGTCAGGCGACGTTACGCCTGTATAACGCCAGCGGCCAGTTGGTGCGCCAATCTGTACATATGGTAACCACTGATTTCAACGTCAACCTGTCGGTAGCGGGGTTGGAGAAGGGTGTGTACGTGGTAGAGGTAGCCGGTCCCACCGCCGTGGTGAAAGGAAAATTGCTAGTGGAATAG
- a CDS encoding T9SS-dependent M36 family metallopeptidase, which translates to MKTSFTPTICRPLVVAALLAMPGIAAAQTTPLSSAMRQVSSQYAKLGLSEADVANPAVTSSYTDAGSNITHMYLRQRYQGIEVYGAEADLHLDQNEKVVSMHTNFVANLASAARSAATVPSLSAVQAVAAAARVLNLPAPGSLTVTKPGASAEGLTFSEGGISLDPIPVKLMYQARPSGELVLVWDVTIAPKSGEHYWNVRVDARTGQLVDKTDYTVSEPVNFLELTQRALAVVGADPKTSGAAATPNSYNVYPITVESPLYGARQLVVNPADPTYSPFGWHDTNGVTGPEYTITRGNNVHAYDDRANVNTPGYSPDGGTDLAFDFPFDQTQVPLANQDAAITNLFYWNNMMHDVMATHGFDEVSGNFQVKNYTDTGLGNDDVRAEAQDGAGLNNANFSTPVDGARPRMQMYLWTAPASLVITSPSSVAGTYKTTTASFGKQLVPNVPLTGQFVLVNDASATSLGCTNPFINADAISGKIAVLDRGSCDFSAKVRNAKLAGAKGVVVVNNVPGDPIAMGAGADTTNTGIPSVMISLADGNALKASLAAGNTPSGSLVAGIPRDGDFDNGIIAHEYGHGISNRLTGGPANSSCLGNAEQMGEGWSDFFGLWMTTKPGDQGATPRGIGNYAQSTPADGLGIRPQRYSTDFAVNNQTYALIGTGIYTAVHANGSVWAATLWDLNWKLIEKYGYNRNLKAKTGGNNIALKLVLDGLKLQVCRPGFLDGRDAILKADSIYNNKANTYLIWQVFARRGMGIDAVQGSSNVLTDQVAGYLIPTRVLSTQSQQQRDEMVEVYPNPASSELTVRLPVSSKTPVQVTVLDMLGKSVQTAAAPSAELQRGFHLNTSSLAPGLYIVQLRSSAGTFTKKVQIQR; encoded by the coding sequence ATGAAAACATCCTTTACGCCAACTATCTGTCGTCCTTTAGTTGTAGCTGCTCTGCTAGCTATGCCAGGTATTGCAGCGGCGCAAACCACTCCGCTCAGCAGCGCTATGCGCCAGGTGAGCAGTCAGTACGCCAAGCTCGGCTTGAGCGAGGCGGATGTAGCTAATCCAGCCGTGACTAGCTCGTACACCGATGCTGGCTCCAACATCACCCACATGTACCTGCGTCAGCGCTATCAGGGCATTGAAGTGTACGGCGCCGAAGCTGACCTGCACCTCGACCAGAATGAGAAAGTGGTGAGCATGCACACCAATTTCGTGGCCAACCTAGCGTCGGCGGCTCGTAGTGCGGCTACTGTGCCTTCTCTTTCGGCGGTACAAGCCGTAGCTGCTGCTGCCCGTGTACTGAATTTGCCTGCGCCTGGCAGCCTAACTGTAACCAAGCCCGGTGCTTCTGCCGAGGGGTTGACCTTCTCGGAGGGTGGCATTTCGCTGGACCCTATCCCTGTGAAGCTCATGTACCAAGCGCGGCCAAGCGGCGAATTGGTACTGGTATGGGACGTGACTATTGCTCCCAAAAGTGGGGAGCACTACTGGAACGTGCGCGTAGATGCACGCACGGGCCAACTGGTAGACAAGACCGATTATACAGTTTCTGAGCCCGTCAATTTCCTGGAGTTGACTCAGCGAGCATTAGCAGTTGTTGGAGCCGACCCTAAGACGAGCGGCGCGGCGGCTACGCCCAATAGCTACAATGTTTATCCCATCACGGTGGAAAGCCCGCTTTACGGTGCTCGCCAATTAGTGGTAAACCCCGCTGATCCAACATATTCGCCGTTCGGCTGGCATGACACCAACGGCGTGACTGGACCGGAGTACACCATCACGCGCGGCAACAACGTGCATGCGTATGACGACCGGGCGAATGTAAACACGCCCGGCTATAGCCCCGACGGTGGCACAGACTTGGCGTTCGACTTCCCTTTCGACCAAACGCAGGTTCCGCTAGCTAACCAGGACGCGGCTATCACCAACTTGTTCTACTGGAACAACATGATGCACGACGTCATGGCAACCCACGGCTTCGACGAGGTCAGTGGTAACTTCCAGGTGAAAAACTACACCGACACGGGCCTAGGCAACGACGATGTACGCGCTGAAGCCCAGGATGGTGCCGGCCTGAACAACGCCAACTTCTCGACGCCAGTAGATGGCGCTCGGCCCCGCATGCAGATGTATTTGTGGACGGCACCAGCTTCCCTTGTCATTACGTCACCCTCATCAGTTGCTGGCACCTATAAGACAACAACTGCCTCGTTTGGCAAGCAACTCGTTCCCAACGTTCCGCTCACCGGGCAGTTCGTGCTGGTAAACGACGCTAGCGCTACCAGCTTAGGCTGCACCAACCCCTTCATCAATGCCGATGCCATCAGCGGTAAAATAGCCGTTCTGGATCGTGGCTCCTGCGATTTTTCTGCTAAAGTTCGCAACGCTAAACTAGCTGGTGCCAAAGGCGTGGTAGTGGTGAACAACGTTCCTGGCGACCCTATTGCTATGGGCGCTGGTGCCGATACCACCAACACGGGCATTCCATCGGTTATGATTTCGCTGGCTGATGGCAATGCGCTCAAAGCTTCTCTGGCCGCGGGCAACACACCAAGTGGCTCGCTGGTTGCTGGCATTCCCCGCGACGGCGACTTCGACAACGGCATCATTGCCCACGAGTACGGCCATGGTATTTCCAACCGCCTCACGGGTGGACCAGCCAACTCAAGCTGCCTCGGCAATGCCGAGCAAATGGGCGAAGGCTGGAGCGACTTCTTTGGCCTGTGGATGACCACCAAGCCTGGCGACCAAGGCGCTACTCCTCGTGGCATCGGCAACTACGCTCAGTCGACTCCTGCTGATGGCCTAGGCATCCGGCCCCAGCGCTACTCCACCGACTTTGCCGTTAACAACCAGACGTATGCTTTGATTGGAACGGGAATTTACACGGCGGTGCACGCTAACGGCTCGGTATGGGCAGCTACTCTTTGGGACCTGAACTGGAAGTTGATCGAGAAATACGGCTACAACCGCAACCTGAAAGCCAAAACCGGTGGCAACAACATTGCTCTCAAACTGGTACTCGATGGCTTGAAGCTGCAAGTGTGCCGCCCCGGTTTCCTCGACGGCCGCGACGCCATCTTGAAAGCCGACTCCATCTATAACAACAAGGCGAACACCTACTTAATCTGGCAGGTATTCGCTCGCCGGGGTATGGGGATTGACGCCGTGCAAGGCTCCAGCAACGTCCTCACCGACCAAGTAGCGGGCTACCTGATTCCGACCCGCGTACTGTCTACTCAGTCGCAGCAGCAGCGCGATGAGATGGTGGAAGTATATCCGAACCCCGCCAGCAGCGAGTTGACTGTACGTCTGCCTGTTAGCAGCAAAACGCCGGTACAAGTGACCGTGTTGGATATGCTCGGTAAATCAGTGCAAACGGCTGCCGCTCCATCGGCAGAGCTACAGCGTGGGTTCCACCTCAACACCAGCTCTTTGGCACCAGGCTTGTACATTGTGCAACTGCGTTCATCGGCCGGTACCTTCACCAAGAAGGTTCAGATTCAGCGTTAA
- the uvsE gene encoding UV DNA damage repair endonuclease UvsE, with amino-acid sequence MKIGYPCMNNSLDCTSASTFRLASYSDERVEQTVASNLACLKRILEYNLEHGLMFFRIGSDIVPFGSHPVNTFPWQTRFAPEFKEIGDFIKTHNMRVSMHPDQFVVLNSPNPDIVGRSIAELVYQGSMLDLMELDSTAKLQIHLGGLYGDRDTAIARFIAVWHTLPPAVQIRVVVENDDRLFSLRDCLELHAATGIPILFDNFHHECLNNGEPMAEALRLAAATWHPTRDGIMMMDYSSQSHGERRGKHVAAIEEDLFRDFLRELGDLDVDIMLEIKDKEASAHRACGLMRELSLLPPAPEGYEPPVFTPKQILEIDATAPKPRKPRAKKEKAPAEAEQPEATDGK; translated from the coding sequence ATGAAAATCGGGTATCCTTGCATGAATAATTCGCTGGACTGCACCTCGGCGTCCACGTTCCGGTTGGCTTCCTACTCCGACGAGCGAGTAGAGCAAACTGTGGCATCCAACCTGGCTTGCCTGAAACGCATTCTAGAATATAATCTGGAGCACGGGCTGATGTTCTTCCGGATCGGCTCCGATATTGTGCCGTTCGGCTCTCACCCCGTCAATACTTTTCCTTGGCAAACCCGCTTCGCGCCGGAATTCAAGGAAATCGGCGACTTCATCAAAACCCACAACATGCGCGTATCAATGCACCCCGACCAATTCGTGGTGCTCAATTCGCCCAACCCTGACATTGTGGGCCGCAGCATTGCGGAGCTAGTGTATCAGGGGTCGATGTTGGATTTGATGGAACTGGATAGCACTGCCAAGCTTCAAATTCACCTCGGCGGCCTCTACGGCGACCGAGACACGGCCATTGCGCGCTTCATTGCTGTGTGGCACACGCTGCCTCCGGCCGTGCAAATACGGGTGGTGGTCGAAAACGACGACCGGCTATTCAGCTTGCGCGACTGCCTAGAGCTGCACGCCGCCACCGGTATTCCCATCCTCTTCGACAACTTCCACCACGAGTGCCTCAACAACGGCGAGCCCATGGCCGAGGCCCTGCGCTTAGCTGCCGCCACCTGGCACCCCACCCGCGACGGCATCATGATGATGGACTACAGTTCACAGTCGCACGGCGAGCGGCGAGGTAAGCACGTAGCGGCCATCGAAGAAGATTTGTTTCGGGACTTCCTTCGGGAGCTCGGCGATTTGGACGTCGACATCATGCTCGAAATCAAAGACAAGGAAGCCAGCGCCCACCGCGCCTGCGGCTTAATGCGCGAATTGTCGCTGCTGCCACCTGCGCCAGAGGGCTACGAGCCGCCTGTGTTTACACCCAAGCAGATTTTGGAAATTGATGCTACGGCGCCCAAACCTCGGAAGCCCCGCGCCAAGAAAGAAAAAGCGCCTGCTGAAGCAGAGCAGCCAGAGGCTACGGACGGCAAGTAG
- a CDS encoding carboxypeptidase-like regulatory domain-containing protein, whose amino-acid sequence MNLPKSISSGIAASTPSWWLFAWLLFLLLPLGAAAQVRVTGSVSEAGTKRPVPGAAVLVQRSGRGVVADTEGDFRIEVQNTDTLVFRAVGFKTRRFPMGGTGLSQLVIQVSLMRDSVMLGEVRVTEGRPDRAAINKALRNIRRPSTAPTSAVKRPPAPKPLFKVDSTAPAAPTPSLASPVSLIYDQFSRAGKERRKMEEIQAAEAAEKARKTRQKYNKNFKDNRGYEP is encoded by the coding sequence ATGAACTTACCGAAATCTATTTCAAGCGGAATTGCTGCAAGTACGCCGAGTTGGTGGCTGTTTGCATGGCTGTTGTTCTTGCTGTTGCCACTAGGAGCCGCCGCACAGGTGCGCGTAACGGGTTCGGTATCAGAGGCGGGCACGAAACGGCCTGTGCCCGGCGCAGCCGTGCTGGTGCAGCGCAGTGGCCGGGGCGTGGTAGCCGACACCGAAGGCGACTTCCGTATTGAAGTACAAAACACCGATACGCTGGTATTCCGGGCGGTGGGTTTTAAAACGCGCCGCTTTCCGATGGGCGGCACCGGCTTATCCCAACTCGTTATTCAGGTGTCGTTGATGCGCGACAGTGTGATGCTAGGAGAAGTGCGCGTAACGGAAGGCCGTCCCGACCGTGCAGCCATCAACAAAGCGCTGCGTAACATCAGGCGCCCAAGCACGGCGCCAACCAGTGCTGTAAAGCGTCCACCCGCGCCCAAGCCCTTGTTTAAGGTAGATTCCACGGCACCAGCAGCCCCCACTCCTAGCCTAGCCAGTCCCGTCAGTCTGATTTACGACCAGTTTTCGCGGGCCGGCAAAGAGCGCCGCAAGATGGAAGAAATTCAGGCGGCCGAAGCGGCCGAAAAAGCCCGCAAAACCCGCCAGAAGTACAACAAGAACTTCAAAGACAACCGAGGTTACGAGCCGTAA
- a CDS encoding metallophosphoesterase, producing MLRSLTGILFLLLFLMAEWYGFQAVRTALHSAAPVARKTAGYLYWLVTALVWGLGMWSIATRGQGHAPYKAYMTSVLLSLLLFKLVVLLFLFPEDLVRGVRWVTSRISGTPTATGTGRAIPRSEFLSKLALVVAAVPFLSLIWGVVKGGTDYQVKRVTLRFPNLPASFDGFKLLQISDLHTGSFASTEPLQRAVALINEQNADLVVMTGDLVNNIATEVEDHIPTLAQIQSKLPKLSILGNHDYADYVDWTEQGGIEAKRANLERLKRNHAQIGWKLLLDETHHLERNGEKIAILGIQNWGAAMRFPKYGNLAKAHAAAAPDAPFKILLSHDPSHWDAQVRPEFPDIDLMLAGHTHGMQFGINLPFLKWSPVQYVYKQWAGLYQQGKQYLYVNTGLGFLGYPGRVGFLPEITVFELRRA from the coding sequence ATGCTTCGCTCCCTCACTGGTATTCTATTTCTGCTTTTGTTTTTAATGGCTGAGTGGTACGGCTTTCAAGCTGTCCGCACGGCGCTTCATAGCGCGGCTCCGGTAGCCCGCAAAACGGCCGGCTATCTGTACTGGCTAGTTACCGCCCTAGTCTGGGGCCTCGGCATGTGGTCCATAGCCACGCGCGGACAAGGCCACGCACCTTACAAAGCGTACATGACCAGCGTGTTGCTGTCGTTGTTGCTGTTTAAGCTGGTTGTGCTGTTGTTCTTGTTTCCCGAAGACCTGGTGCGCGGCGTGCGTTGGGTAACCAGCCGTATTTCGGGCACTCCTACTGCTACCGGCACGGGGCGCGCTATTCCGCGCAGTGAGTTTCTGAGCAAGCTGGCTTTGGTGGTAGCCGCCGTACCTTTCCTCTCGTTGATTTGGGGCGTGGTAAAAGGCGGTACCGATTATCAAGTGAAGCGCGTGACGTTGCGTTTCCCCAACCTGCCCGCTTCGTTCGACGGCTTCAAGCTGCTTCAGATTTCCGACTTGCACACCGGCAGCTTCGCTTCAACCGAGCCCTTGCAACGAGCCGTGGCGCTTATCAATGAGCAAAACGCCGACCTCGTGGTGATGACCGGCGACTTGGTGAATAACATTGCCACCGAAGTGGAAGACCATATCCCGACGCTGGCCCAAATTCAAAGCAAGTTGCCCAAGCTTTCCATTCTCGGCAACCACGACTACGCCGACTACGTGGACTGGACCGAGCAAGGCGGCATCGAGGCCAAGCGCGCCAACCTGGAACGGCTCAAGCGCAACCATGCTCAAATCGGCTGGAAGCTGCTGCTCGACGAAACGCACCACTTAGAGCGCAACGGCGAGAAAATTGCCATTCTCGGTATTCAGAACTGGGGCGCTGCTATGCGCTTCCCCAAGTATGGCAACCTAGCCAAAGCTCACGCTGCCGCGGCTCCTGACGCGCCGTTCAAGATTTTGCTCTCCCATGACCCCTCGCATTGGGATGCGCAGGTGCGCCCCGAATTCCCGGACATCGACCTGATGCTGGCCGGCCACACCCACGGCATGCAGTTCGGTATCAATCTACCTTTCTTGAAATGGAGCCCGGTGCAATATGTGTATAAGCAGTGGGCGGGTCTTTACCAGCAAGGCAAACAGTATCTGTATGTTAACACCGGCCTTGGTTTCCTTGGCTACCCCGGCCGGGTAGGTTTCCTGCCCGAAATAACGGTGTTTGAGTTACGCCGCGCCTAA
- the radC gene encoding RadC family protein: MQNPDHLSENQPADEAAPVRYETPASFGIKSWAEEDRPREKLMQKGRAALSDAELMAILLGSGTAKLSAVDVSKLILKAVNNDLNALARLSIKELMRHKGIGEAKAITIVAALELGRRRKEADAPARTTITNSRDIYRVVQPHLQDLPHEEFWVVLLNRANVVMRTVSVSRGGVAGTVADPKLIFKEALEQLASSVILVHNHPSGNRNPSAADIALTRKLKEAGQFLDLPILDHLIYTDAGYFSFADEGML; the protein is encoded by the coding sequence ATGCAAAACCCTGACCATCTGTCCGAAAATCAGCCTGCCGACGAAGCCGCGCCCGTGCGCTACGAAACCCCAGCTTCGTTCGGCATCAAGAGTTGGGCCGAGGAAGACCGGCCCCGCGAAAAGCTGATGCAAAAGGGCCGCGCCGCTTTATCCGACGCCGAACTGATGGCCATTTTGTTGGGGTCGGGCACCGCCAAACTATCGGCCGTGGATGTGTCTAAGCTGATTCTGAAAGCCGTCAACAACGATTTGAATGCCCTGGCCCGGCTGTCCATCAAGGAGTTGATGCGCCATAAGGGCATTGGGGAAGCCAAAGCCATTACCATTGTGGCAGCCTTGGAGCTAGGCCGGCGGCGCAAAGAAGCCGACGCGCCGGCCCGCACTACCATTACCAACTCGCGCGATATTTACCGCGTGGTGCAGCCCCATTTGCAGGATTTGCCGCACGAAGAATTTTGGGTGGTGCTACTCAATCGCGCCAACGTGGTGATGCGCACCGTCAGTGTCAGTCGCGGGGGAGTAGCCGGCACCGTCGCCGATCCGAAGCTGATTTTCAAGGAGGCCCTAGAGCAATTGGCTTCGTCGGTGATATTGGTGCACAACCACCCCAGCGGCAATCGTAACCCCAGCGCCGCCGACATTGCCCTCACCCGCAAGCTCAAAGAAGCCGGCCAGTTTCTGGACCTGCCCATCCTCGACCACCTGATTTACACCGACGCTGGCTATTTCAGCTTCGCCGACGAAGGAATGCTGTAG
- a CDS encoding cell division protein ZapA: MSELSIKIRIADRDYPMRVEPQDEERLRMAGRLLGERIKEFREQYGIQDKQDLLAMIALSTMADRLKVSKEKDGTDTVLTERLARLDELLSGVVLV; encoded by the coding sequence ATGAGCGAACTATCCATTAAAATCCGTATTGCCGATCGGGACTACCCAATGCGCGTCGAACCTCAGGACGAGGAACGGTTGCGTATGGCTGGTCGCCTATTAGGTGAACGGATCAAGGAATTTCGCGAGCAATACGGCATTCAGGACAAGCAAGACCTGCTGGCCATGATTGCGCTGTCCACGATGGCTGACCGTTTGAAAGTCAGCAAGGAAAAAGATGGTACTGATACAGTACTAACCGAACGCCTAGCGCGTCTCGATGAGTTGTTATCAGGAGTGGTGCTCGTCTGA